From Streptomyces sp. NBC_00683, one genomic window encodes:
- a CDS encoding glycoside hydrolase family 3 protein gives MDHLPAWPRLLSDIGIDRAVEEAARGILVQMTVEEKIGQMIQPDLVELTAEDVRAYRIGSALNGAGRWPGGNRRSGAKEWASTISEFWEAAEEAYRDRPFRIPFMWASDAVHGHNNVHGATIFPHNIGLGAARDPELVRRIGAATAREVAATGMDWTFAPTVTTPRDLRWGRCYEGYSQDPEIVHAYAHAMVKGLQGEAESLRAGSGVVSCVKHWVGDGGTFEGEDRGIARCSEDELRNVHSRGFFAGIEAGAQSVMVTYSGWEGSGRVETRIHGSQYLVTDVLKDALGFDGIVIGDWDAHPYVEGCTPGDAGNVIRAGVDVLMVSTREKWQAVYRSAVEQVRSGAIPMSRIDDAVLRILRVKQRAGLWDKQPPAERRPEDRATALGAPEHRELARTAVRKSLVLLKHDNAALPLARTSKVLITGSAADAVRKQTGGYTVTWQGDDVGMDDFPGGLTVADAVRSVVGEDRCTVDPHLEHADPSEYDVVLVAIGEDPYAEMFGDIKPWRSIAYAELKPAYAHDLAVLRRLRESASKVVTVAFGGRPLYMTEEINLSDAFVAAWLPGPDARGITDLLFLDAQGQRAHDFQGRLSFAWPRGRHAATVDSGHEPLFPYGYGLTLQATGDAATGSTGPLPLDEEEETAGAPSLTASRVAIGPGTDPYVFEYSATDNGPQPIASESRTETAFISVEPIDHLGHRDAISLTFRDIRTFVYARESGGKPYDLRDLAAAGGRLSFHVRVFEAPAGPFHLTCHDDYPQQPALDIADRLRELPVGEWVPFEVPLAELAAVGVEFDHVDVPFMVYTEQPARLDIGGIQLVATPRA, from the coding sequence TTGGACCATCTCCCGGCCTGGCCACGCCTGCTGTCGGACATCGGCATCGACCGGGCGGTCGAGGAGGCCGCCCGCGGGATCCTCGTCCAGATGACGGTCGAGGAGAAGATCGGGCAGATGATCCAGCCCGACCTGGTCGAGCTGACCGCGGAGGACGTCCGTGCCTACAGGATCGGCTCCGCACTGAACGGCGCCGGACGCTGGCCGGGCGGGAACCGCAGGTCAGGTGCGAAGGAGTGGGCCAGCACGATCAGCGAGTTCTGGGAGGCGGCCGAGGAGGCCTACCGGGACAGGCCGTTCCGGATTCCGTTCATGTGGGCGAGCGACGCCGTGCACGGGCACAACAACGTCCACGGGGCCACGATCTTCCCGCACAACATCGGCCTGGGCGCCGCACGCGACCCCGAGCTGGTCCGCCGGATCGGCGCGGCCACCGCCCGGGAGGTCGCGGCGACAGGGATGGACTGGACGTTCGCCCCCACGGTGACCACGCCGCGGGACCTGCGCTGGGGCAGGTGCTACGAGGGGTACTCGCAGGACCCGGAGATCGTGCACGCCTACGCGCACGCCATGGTCAAGGGTCTGCAGGGCGAGGCCGAGTCCCTGCGCGCCGGTTCCGGGGTCGTCTCCTGCGTCAAGCACTGGGTCGGGGACGGCGGCACCTTCGAGGGCGAGGACCGGGGCATCGCCCGGTGCAGCGAGGACGAACTGCGCAACGTCCACTCCAGGGGCTTCTTCGCCGGGATCGAGGCAGGCGCCCAGTCGGTCATGGTGACCTACAGCGGCTGGGAGGGGTCGGGCCGCGTCGAGACACGGATCCACGGCAGCCAGTACCTCGTCACGGACGTCCTGAAGGACGCGCTCGGCTTCGACGGCATCGTCATCGGGGACTGGGACGCCCACCCCTACGTCGAGGGCTGCACGCCCGGCGACGCCGGGAACGTCATCAGGGCAGGTGTCGACGTCCTCATGGTCTCGACCCGCGAGAAGTGGCAGGCGGTGTACCGCAGCGCGGTCGAACAGGTGCGGTCCGGTGCCATCCCGATGTCCCGCATCGACGATGCCGTACTGCGCATCCTGCGGGTCAAGCAGCGGGCCGGCCTGTGGGACAAGCAGCCGCCCGCGGAGCGCCGGCCGGAGGACCGGGCCACCGCCCTCGGCGCCCCCGAGCACCGGGAACTCGCCCGTACGGCCGTCCGCAAGTCCCTGGTGCTCCTCAAGCACGACAACGCCGCGCTGCCGCTGGCCCGCACCTCGAAGGTGCTGATCACGGGCAGTGCAGCGGACGCGGTCCGCAAGCAGACCGGCGGGTACACGGTGACCTGGCAGGGCGACGACGTCGGCATGGACGACTTCCCCGGGGGCCTCACCGTGGCGGACGCCGTCAGGTCCGTCGTCGGTGAGGACCGGTGCACGGTCGATCCGCACCTGGAGCACGCGGACCCCTCGGAGTACGACGTCGTCCTGGTGGCGATCGGCGAGGACCCCTACGCGGAGATGTTCGGCGACATCAAGCCGTGGCGCAGCATCGCCTACGCCGAGCTGAAGCCCGCCTACGCGCACGACCTCGCCGTACTCCGCAGACTGCGGGAGTCCGCGTCGAAGGTCGTCACCGTCGCGTTCGGCGGACGCCCGCTGTACATGACCGAGGAGATCAACCTCTCCGACGCGTTCGTCGCGGCCTGGCTGCCCGGACCCGACGCCAGGGGCATCACCGACCTCCTCTTCCTCGACGCCCAGGGGCAGCGGGCCCACGATTTCCAGGGCCGGCTGAGCTTCGCCTGGCCCCGCGGCCGCCACGCGGCGACCGTGGACTCCGGCCACGAACCGCTCTTCCCGTACGGGTACGGGCTCACCCTGCAGGCAACCGGCGACGCGGCCACCGGCTCCACCGGGCCGCTTCCTCTCGACGAGGAGGAGGAGACCGCGGGAGCCCCGTCGCTCACCGCCTCCCGCGTGGCGATCGGGCCGGGCACGGATCCCTATGTCTTCGAGTACAGCGCCACGGACAACGGGCCGCAGCCGATCGCGTCCGAGAGCAGGACGGAGACCGCCTTCATCTCCGTGGAGCCGATCGACCACCTGGGGCACCGCGACGCCATCTCGCTGACCTTCAGGGACATCAGGACCTTCGTGTACGCGCGGGAGAGCGGCGGAAAGCCGTACGACCTCCGTGACCTCGCGGCGGCGGGCGGCAGGCTCTCCTTCCATGTGCGGGTCTTCGAGGCACCGGCCGGGCCCTTCCACCTGACCTGCCACGACGACTACCCCCAGCAGCCGGCGCTCGACATCGCCGACCGGCTGCGGGAGCTGCCGGTCGGCGAGTGGGTGCCCTTCGAGGTGCCGCTGGCCGAACTGGCCGCAGTGGGAGTCGAGTTCGACCATGTCGACGTGCCGTTCATGGTCTACACGGAACAGCCGGCCCGCCTCGACATCGGCGGAATACAACTCGTGGCGACGCCACGCGCGTAG
- a CDS encoding ABC transporter ATP-binding protein: MPSESAAIVTRGLTKTYRVRRPATGRFGTVRSLISPVKDERTVVSDLTLSVDRGELVGLLGPNGAGKSTSIKMLTGILTPTSGEVYVDGRVPQQDRTANALSVGAVFGQKTQLWWDLPARHSFGLIRDIFSISLHDYEHRLRDVDQVLGVSEFWDTPVRLMSLGQRVRCDLAAAVLHDPAILFLDEPTIGMDVVAKERTRAFLLQQVHDRGRAVVLTTHDMTDVARLCERVLLINHGRLMFDGTLDDMKKQHGARRVVSVTFGEPVAQVLVPGARVLSHEGTRATLAPEGDSTPEDVVRALIARFPVVGMAVEETDLEELMRNAYEAENETQFA, from the coding sequence ATGCCGAGCGAATCTGCGGCCATCGTGACCCGCGGCCTCACCAAGACGTACAGAGTGAGGCGGCCGGCCACCGGCCGCTTCGGCACTGTGCGGTCGCTCATCAGCCCGGTGAAGGACGAGCGCACCGTCGTCTCCGATCTGACTCTGTCCGTGGACCGCGGTGAACTCGTGGGCCTGCTCGGGCCGAACGGCGCCGGCAAGTCGACGTCCATCAAGATGCTGACCGGGATCCTCACACCGACGTCCGGCGAGGTGTACGTCGACGGACGCGTCCCGCAGCAGGACCGGACGGCCAACGCCCTGTCCGTCGGTGCGGTCTTCGGCCAGAAGACCCAGCTGTGGTGGGACCTGCCGGCCCGCCACTCCTTCGGCCTGATCCGGGACATCTTCAGCATCTCCCTCCACGACTACGAGCACCGGCTGCGCGATGTCGACCAGGTGCTGGGCGTATCGGAGTTCTGGGACACCCCGGTGCGGCTGATGTCGCTCGGGCAGCGGGTCCGCTGCGACCTGGCGGCGGCGGTGCTGCACGACCCGGCGATCCTCTTCCTGGACGAGCCCACGATCGGGATGGACGTGGTCGCCAAGGAGCGCACGCGCGCGTTCCTGTTGCAGCAGGTGCACGACCGGGGCCGCGCGGTCGTCCTGACGACCCATGACATGACCGATGTGGCCCGGCTGTGCGAGCGGGTGCTGCTCATCAACCACGGCAGGCTGATGTTCGACGGAACGCTCGACGACATGAAGAAGCAGCACGGCGCCCGCAGGGTCGTCAGCGTCACCTTCGGTGAGCCGGTGGCGCAGGTGCTGGTGCCCGGTGCGCGGGTGCTCTCCCACGAAGGGACGCGCGCCACGCTCGCGCCGGAGGGCGACAGCACGCCCGAGGATGTCGTACGGGCCCTGATCGCCCGGTTCCCCGTGGTCGGCATGGCGGTCGAGGAGACCGACCTGGAGGAACTGATGCGCAACGCCTATGAGGCCGAGAACGAAACCCAGTTCGCATGA
- a CDS encoding NUDIX hydrolase, whose product MRETQSDTVHRNPWFSVLRKRYEDAVGGRHEYFMVSKADSVLVAARLGGRYVVVDLPRPAFDGSRSIEFPQGGIGEGESPEDAARREALEETGHRVTALRHLGTFAESSGFSVTSCHAYLADVVESGPTDRDPFEQDMEVRTLSWHDLCALARGNGIQDSATLAALALLRAADDVG is encoded by the coding sequence ATGCGTGAAACCCAGAGCGACACGGTGCACCGCAACCCCTGGTTCTCCGTGCTGCGCAAGCGGTACGAGGACGCCGTGGGCGGCCGGCACGAGTACTTCATGGTCAGCAAGGCGGACTCCGTCCTGGTGGCCGCACGCCTGGGCGGGCGGTACGTCGTGGTCGACCTCCCGAGGCCCGCCTTCGACGGCTCGCGCAGCATCGAGTTCCCCCAGGGCGGTATCGGTGAGGGCGAGTCACCCGAGGACGCGGCGCGGCGCGAGGCCCTGGAGGAGACCGGCCACCGGGTGACGGCCCTGCGGCACCTGGGGACCTTCGCGGAGAGCAGCGGGTTCTCCGTGACCTCCTGCCATGCCTACCTCGCGGACGTGGTCGAATCCGGTCCGACCGACCGGGACCCCTTCGAGCAGGACATGGAAGTACGCACGCTGTCGTGGCACGACCTGTGCGCACTCGCACGCGGCAACGGGATCCAGGACTCCGCCACTCTCGCCGCGCTCGCACTGCTCAGGGCGGCGGACGATGTCGGCTGA
- a CDS encoding NAD(P)/FAD-dependent oxidoreductase, with product MTRRYDVVVAGAGMAGVLTALGLAGHGVRVLLVEPHGVGAGQSGQSHGYLHRGYAYGRTEPLLPPLLGRARVHWDTLLRDTPPVTSNSVVSFSDPGAARGATEFWRSCGLPVSAVEAPDWLGGGFASCFRSEEATHDFGPVLRHLGTRIASCGVDLNAGTLTGFSEEPGSVYCEFERPDGTGLTVRSRAVVVAAGAGTPGILARSGLPPVVRCRKSFVLVLRGDLPVISAVFPASTEHGLFLASRTGHESGTTWLVSDFQSFDSAWGASGQLPGWWAHRILLTLRRIISPERLAGVATVSGYAAVKSGLVPSSGTVSHGLGHDFLGGRAIVASPSKLTLAPLAAERAMRSVARILKFPFDGAAWDPVPAGTARGAEGIRPGEKWETGLDAVKDPDLASGPPDIAELSRLFSR from the coding sequence GTGACGCGCCGCTACGACGTCGTGGTAGCGGGCGCGGGCATGGCGGGAGTCCTGACGGCACTGGGGCTGGCCGGCCACGGCGTACGTGTCCTTCTGGTCGAGCCGCACGGGGTGGGCGCCGGCCAGTCCGGCCAGTCGCACGGCTATCTCCACCGGGGGTACGCGTACGGCCGCACCGAGCCGCTGCTGCCGCCGCTCCTCGGCCGCGCGCGGGTGCACTGGGACACCCTGCTGAGGGACACGCCACCGGTCACCTCGAACTCGGTCGTGTCGTTCTCCGACCCGGGGGCGGCGCGGGGCGCGACCGAGTTCTGGCGGTCCTGCGGCCTTCCGGTCTCCGCGGTGGAGGCACCCGACTGGCTGGGCGGCGGATTCGCGTCCTGCTTCAGGAGCGAGGAGGCCACCCACGACTTCGGTCCGGTGCTGCGTCACCTCGGTACGCGGATCGCCTCGTGCGGTGTGGACCTGAACGCGGGGACACTCACCGGGTTCTCCGAGGAACCGGGCAGTGTGTACTGCGAGTTCGAACGCCCGGACGGAACAGGTCTGACGGTCCGGAGCCGTGCGGTGGTCGTCGCCGCGGGAGCGGGCACGCCGGGGATACTCGCCCGCTCCGGGCTGCCGCCCGTCGTGCGCTGCCGCAAGTCGTTCGTGCTGGTACTCCGCGGGGACCTGCCCGTCATCAGCGCGGTGTTTCCGGCCAGCACCGAGCACGGGCTCTTCCTGGCGAGCAGAACCGGACACGAGAGCGGGACGACATGGCTCGTGTCCGACTTCCAGTCCTTCGACAGCGCCTGGGGCGCCTCCGGCCAGCTGCCCGGATGGTGGGCACACCGGATCCTGCTGACGCTCCGCAGGATCATCAGCCCCGAGCGGCTGGCGGGAGTCGCCACGGTCTCCGGCTACGCGGCCGTCAAGTCGGGCCTCGTACCGAGCAGCGGCACGGTCTCGCACGGACTGGGCCACGACTTCCTCGGCGGCCGCGCGATCGTCGCCAGCCCGTCGAAGCTCACCCTCGCTCCGCTGGCCGCCGAGAGAGCGATGCGGTCGGTGGCGCGCATCCTGAAGTTCCCGTTCGACGGCGCCGCCTGGGACCCCGTCCCGGCCGGGACGGCTCGGGGGGCCGAGGGGATCCGGCCCGGCGAGAAATGGGAGACCGGCCTGGACGCCGTCAAGGACCCGGACCTGGCGAGCGGTCCGCCGGACATCGCCGAGCTGAGCCGGCTGTTCTCGCGCTGA
- a CDS encoding aminotransferase class IV: protein MGERVMWFDGTCVPWEEARVHVWDELALRGANVFEGMTAFWDEEAQEHRLLAGEQHVDRLFGSARIADIPTRYDREEVFAALSEVAARHPGVDVYLRPTFYAARGRSSLAPESVGAMYIGGFEFRPVTPPAVRAAVSGHSRYGGPIGPLAKSGGSYLDFRVFERERLTHGVEHIIILNERGHVAEADGAAVLLVRDRTVLVPPVSAGVLDSITKRILLDIARGLGYAVTERAVLREELYGAQVVLAGTLLGVRLVDSVDGTTPHQARDTSCARELADAYEGLCRGEHPLSKAFLQPLT, encoded by the coding sequence GTGGGCGAGCGAGTGATGTGGTTCGACGGAACCTGTGTGCCGTGGGAGGAGGCCAGGGTCCATGTCTGGGACGAGCTGGCGCTCCGCGGTGCCAACGTGTTCGAGGGGATGACCGCGTTCTGGGACGAGGAGGCACAGGAGCACCGGCTCCTGGCCGGGGAACAGCACGTGGACCGGCTCTTCGGGTCCGCGCGCATCGCCGACATCCCCACGCGCTACGACCGGGAAGAGGTCTTCGCCGCGCTGTCCGAGGTCGCGGCCCGGCATCCGGGCGTCGACGTGTATCTGCGTCCGACGTTCTACGCGGCACGCGGACGGTCGAGCCTGGCCCCCGAGAGCGTGGGAGCCATGTACATCGGCGGATTCGAGTTCCGGCCGGTGACCCCGCCCGCGGTGCGCGCCGCCGTGAGCGGCCACAGCCGCTACGGCGGGCCCATCGGTCCCCTGGCCAAGTCCGGCGGCTCCTACCTCGACTTCCGCGTGTTCGAGCGTGAGCGCCTCACCCATGGCGTCGAGCACATCATCATCCTCAACGAGCGGGGCCACGTCGCCGAGGCGGACGGGGCGGCCGTCCTGCTCGTCCGCGACAGGACCGTTCTCGTCCCCCCGGTCAGCGCCGGGGTGCTGGACTCCATCACCAAGCGGATCCTGCTCGACATCGCGCGGGGCCTCGGGTACGCGGTCACCGAGCGGGCCGTGCTGCGCGAGGAACTGTACGGAGCGCAAGTGGTGCTCGCCGGCACCCTGCTGGGCGTCCGGCTCGTCGACAGCGTCGACGGTACGACCCCTCACCAGGCACGCGACACCTCCTGCGCCCGGGAGCTGGCCGATGCGTACGAAGGACTCTGCCGCGGCGAACACCCCCTGTCCAAGGCGTTCCTGCAGCCACTGACCTGA
- a CDS encoding TetR/AcrR family transcriptional regulator, whose amino-acid sequence MSDLATGQEISRPRQIVAAARALLEEEGPEALTMRRLADRVGFTAPSLYKYFPDKSSVVAALAGEMLGEAAEVLEAAEREAPGSFSALAAAYRTYALAHPHLYLLTMGRPVNPAAGVQDAAAAPLFRAAGGDEDRGRAAWAFAHGMVVLELNGRFPPGADLSAAWEAGIAAFTV is encoded by the coding sequence GTGAGCGACCTCGCCACCGGCCAGGAGATCAGCAGGCCCCGGCAGATCGTCGCCGCCGCCCGGGCACTCCTGGAGGAGGAGGGCCCGGAGGCGCTCACCATGCGCCGGCTGGCCGACCGGGTGGGCTTCACTGCGCCCTCCCTCTACAAGTACTTCCCGGACAAGTCGTCCGTGGTGGCCGCCCTGGCCGGCGAGATGCTCGGGGAGGCGGCCGAGGTACTGGAAGCGGCGGAGCGGGAGGCCCCCGGTTCCTTCTCGGCGCTCGCCGCGGCGTACCGCACCTACGCGCTGGCCCACCCGCACCTCTACCTCCTCACCATGGGCCGCCCCGTGAACCCCGCCGCCGGGGTGCAGGACGCCGCGGCGGCCCCGCTGTTCCGCGCCGCCGGTGGTGACGAGGACCGGGGCCGGGCGGCCTGGGCCTTCGCCCACGGGATGGTGGTCCTGGAACTCAACGGGCGCTTCCCGCCGGGCGCCGACCTCTCGGCGGCCTGGGAGGCCGGTATCGCGGCCTTCACGGTCTGA
- a CDS encoding ABC transporter permease, translating to MTVTADGAPVSRIRARARRTAHVLRFVLKATAVNIRGRMEYPGDFAFEVVFGILWQTSTLAFAAVLLTRFDGLGNFPAGGVLLIVGMRLMAHGLFTMVFGNLSDALLELVEEGRIEGFFLRPLSVLTQILISRFNINALGDFTVGVTVCAMAVSQAPVDWTAAAVLYLVAAIIGGVFLEAAVQLPLAALLLRSPFAHGVGKWLDDIMATIGNYPLSILPLFLRGVFTFVLPLAFVAYFPVLVLLDRTPENGLLSWLAPWSPAVCLLLFLISKRLWNWNLRHYRSTGG from the coding sequence GTGACAGTGACGGCCGATGGTGCCCCCGTCTCGCGGATCCGGGCCCGCGCCCGCCGGACCGCGCACGTGCTGAGGTTCGTGCTCAAGGCAACCGCCGTGAACATCCGGGGCCGCATGGAGTACCCGGGCGACTTCGCGTTCGAGGTCGTGTTCGGCATTCTCTGGCAGACCTCCACACTCGCGTTCGCCGCCGTCCTGCTCACACGCTTCGACGGGCTCGGCAACTTCCCGGCCGGCGGCGTGCTCCTCATCGTCGGCATGCGGCTCATGGCGCACGGACTCTTCACCATGGTGTTCGGGAACCTGTCCGACGCCCTGCTGGAACTCGTGGAGGAGGGCAGGATCGAGGGATTCTTCCTGCGCCCGCTGTCCGTACTGACGCAGATCCTCATCAGCCGCTTCAACATCAACGCCCTGGGAGACTTCACCGTCGGCGTCACCGTGTGCGCGATGGCCGTCAGCCAGGCTCCGGTGGACTGGACGGCCGCAGCCGTGCTCTATCTCGTCGCGGCGATCATCGGCGGGGTCTTCCTGGAGGCGGCCGTCCAACTGCCGCTGGCCGCACTGCTGCTGCGCTCGCCGTTCGCGCACGGGGTGGGCAAATGGCTCGACGACATCATGGCGACGATCGGCAACTACCCGCTGTCGATCCTTCCCCTCTTCCTGCGGGGCGTCTTCACCTTCGTACTGCCCCTCGCGTTCGTCGCGTACTTCCCCGTGCTGGTCCTGCTGGACAGGACCCCGGAGAACGGCCTGCTCTCATGGCTGGCGCCCTGGTCACCGGCGGTCTGCCTGCTGCTGTTCCTGATCTCGAAACGGCTGTGGAACTGGAATCTCCGCCACTACCGCAGCACGGGAGGATGA
- a CDS encoding HAD family hydrolase yields the protein MTTGTATEAAAKGPLPRRFSLVATDLDGTLLRSDHTVGARTRAALALVAARGATHVVVTGRSVSWTRHVLADLGCTGLAVCGQGGQVYDAAAHTQLTSVILDRERARLALARIEAVTGPLVTAGDRDGVDGEVVAAPGYRLDLAGQVPIVLNARPDALWAAPLRKIYVQHPVLDEDALALIATRAAGHLVGVAKAGPGEIELLPLGLDKATGLAYVARRLGLTGADTVAFGDMPNDLPMLDWAAHGVAMAGAHPELRAAADEMAPGNDEDGVAVVLERLFA from the coding sequence GTGACCACGGGAACAGCCACCGAAGCGGCGGCCAAGGGGCCGCTCCCGCGCCGGTTCTCCCTCGTGGCCACCGACCTGGACGGGACGCTGCTGCGCTCCGACCACACCGTGGGGGCCCGGACCAGGGCGGCGCTGGCGCTCGTCGCGGCACGGGGCGCGACGCACGTCGTCGTCACCGGCCGGTCCGTGTCCTGGACCCGGCACGTCCTGGCGGACCTGGGCTGCACGGGGCTCGCCGTCTGCGGGCAGGGCGGGCAGGTGTACGACGCGGCGGCGCACACACAGCTGACCTCCGTCATCCTCGACAGGGAACGCGCACGCCTGGCCCTCGCCCGTATCGAGGCCGTCACCGGGCCACTGGTGACTGCCGGCGACCGGGACGGCGTGGACGGCGAGGTGGTGGCAGCCCCCGGCTACCGGCTCGACCTCGCGGGCCAGGTGCCGATCGTGCTGAACGCGCGCCCGGACGCGCTGTGGGCGGCACCGCTCCGCAAGATCTACGTGCAGCACCCCGTGCTCGACGAGGACGCTCTGGCACTGATCGCGACGCGGGCCGCGGGGCACCTGGTGGGGGTGGCCAAGGCGGGCCCGGGCGAGATCGAACTGCTGCCGCTGGGCCTGGACAAGGCGACAGGCCTTGCCTACGTCGCCCGTCGCCTGGGCCTGACGGGCGCGGACACCGTCGCGTTCGGGGACATGCCGAACGACCTCCCGATGCTCGACTGGGCCGCCCACGGCGTGGCCATGGCCGGTGCCCATCCCGAACTCAGGGCGGCGGCGGACGAGATGGCACCGGGCAACGACGAGGACGGTGTCGCCGTCGTACTCGAGCGGCTGTTCGCGTGA
- a CDS encoding ABC transporter permease yields the protein MSAVAAAQAPVRSRAWRIWRIAPLYQTIAYRGRFFLAPFMLGVQIYLYYLLWTAVYRGRTSVAGLDVDQAVGYVILAILLGRIRWNSRMVSKDALPQRTREGTIVYWFLRPISPGRYYMYRSIGDMAYGAMWALVGYLVALATGALQPPASAAVGAVFVVSLVLGQIILYYLGQLVDLATFWLVSNTGLTRMYSFVQDLLSGVFVPLWFLPGWLLTTASVLPFATTISVPISIYVGRIPLDQAPRHLVEEVCWVVVLALLTRFVWSRAARRVTVQGG from the coding sequence ATGAGTGCCGTTGCTGCCGCCCAGGCACCCGTCCGGAGCCGCGCCTGGCGGATCTGGCGCATCGCCCCCCTCTACCAGACCATCGCCTACCGGGGCCGCTTCTTCCTCGCGCCGTTCATGCTGGGAGTGCAGATATACCTGTACTACCTGCTGTGGACGGCGGTCTACCGCGGCAGGACGTCCGTCGCCGGGCTGGACGTCGACCAGGCCGTCGGCTACGTGATCCTCGCGATCCTGCTGGGCCGCATCCGGTGGAACAGCCGCATGGTCTCCAAGGACGCCCTGCCGCAGCGCACCCGCGAAGGCACGATCGTCTACTGGTTCCTCAGACCGATCTCACCGGGCCGCTACTACATGTACCGCTCCATCGGAGACATGGCGTACGGAGCGATGTGGGCGCTCGTCGGCTACCTGGTCGCCCTCGCGACGGGGGCGCTGCAACCACCTGCCTCGGCTGCCGTGGGCGCGGTGTTCGTGGTGAGCCTGGTGCTCGGGCAGATCATCCTGTACTACCTCGGCCAGCTGGTCGACCTCGCGACCTTCTGGCTCGTCTCGAACACCGGACTGACACGCATGTACAGCTTTGTGCAGGACCTGCTCTCGGGGGTGTTCGTCCCGCTCTGGTTCCTGCCCGGCTGGCTGCTGACCACGGCGTCGGTGCTGCCCTTCGCGACGACGATCAGCGTCCCCATCTCGATATACGTGGGCCGGATTCCGCTCGATCAGGCCCCCCGGCACCTGGTGGAAGAAGTGTGCTGGGTCGTCGTACTCGCCCTGCTCACCCGGTTCGTCTGGTCGCGCGCGGCCCGGCGCGTGACCGTTCAGGGAGGCTGA
- a CDS encoding MerR family transcriptional regulator produces MRIGEIAALVGVTSRAVRHYHHIGLLPEPARRANGYRAYSVRDAVLLARIRRLTELGLGLDEVRDVLADDAGRELVEVLGELDADLARQEHEIRERRRRLAGLLEGPVSGHEPVSPALRALLGAAPDTDSPAAVKDREHLALLDGADGADAVYAALRPLAEDPAVLRLYERLDELVDAPVDDPRIAPLAADLAAVVPAEVLAVIPSDGPVMTGFGEALLDEYAPAQAEVVRLMMTALTTEVNKGRNR; encoded by the coding sequence ATGCGCATCGGAGAGATCGCCGCGCTCGTCGGAGTCACCTCCCGGGCCGTTCGGCACTACCACCACATCGGCCTGCTGCCCGAGCCCGCGCGCCGGGCCAACGGCTACCGGGCCTACAGCGTCCGCGACGCGGTCCTGCTGGCCAGGATTCGGCGGCTCACCGAGCTCGGCCTCGGTCTCGACGAGGTGCGGGACGTGCTGGCCGACGACGCCGGGCGCGAGCTCGTCGAGGTGCTGGGAGAGCTGGACGCCGATCTGGCCCGCCAGGAGCACGAGATCCGAGAGCGGCGGCGCCGGCTGGCCGGGCTGCTGGAGGGGCCGGTGAGCGGCCACGAACCGGTCTCCCCCGCACTCCGGGCCCTGCTCGGCGCGGCACCGGACACGGACTCCCCCGCAGCCGTCAAGGACCGCGAGCATCTGGCGCTGCTCGACGGGGCCGACGGCGCCGACGCGGTGTACGCCGCCCTGCGGCCGCTGGCCGAGGACCCTGCCGTACTGCGTCTGTACGAGCGGCTCGACGAGCTGGTCGACGCCCCGGTGGACGACCCTCGGATCGCCCCGCTGGCCGCCGATCTGGCCGCTGTCGTGCCGGCCGAGGTGCTCGCTGTGATCCCGTCCGACGGACCGGTCATGACGGGCTTCGGCGAGGCCCTGCTCGACGAGTACGCACCCGCGCAGGCAGAGGTGGTGCGCCTGATGATGACCGCGCTGACCACCGAGGTGAACAAGGGGAGGAACCGATGA
- a CDS encoding GNAT family N-acetyltransferase, with amino-acid sequence MTSDESAQQTGTAIQLRAASVRDAEEITRVFLDSRADALPYLPRVHSDEDTLAWITHVVLPGSTVWVAENQDGDVLGFASLDTDGAELDQLYLRPGSLRRGIGSQLLTLVKEASGGELSLYTFQRNTAARAFYERHGFTAVSYDDGSRNEEKEPDVLYRWSAAAPDAAR; translated from the coding sequence ATGACTTCGGACGAGTCGGCACAGCAGACAGGGACCGCGATACAGCTGCGCGCCGCGTCGGTTCGGGACGCCGAGGAGATCACCCGGGTCTTCCTGGACTCGCGGGCCGACGCCCTGCCCTATCTGCCCCGGGTCCACAGCGATGAGGACACGCTCGCCTGGATCACCCACGTCGTGCTCCCTGGAAGCACGGTGTGGGTCGCCGAGAACCAGGACGGGGACGTGCTCGGGTTCGCCTCGCTGGACACGGACGGGGCCGAACTCGACCAGCTCTACCTGCGCCCCGGCTCCCTGCGCCGCGGCATCGGCTCGCAGCTCCTCACCCTGGTCAAGGAGGCCTCGGGAGGGGAGTTGAGCCTGTACACGTTCCAGCGCAACACCGCCGCCCGCGCCTTCTACGAGCGGCACGGGTTCACCGCGGTGTCCTACGACGACGGCAGCCGCAACGAGGAGAAGGAGCCCGACGTCCTGTACCGGTGGAGCGCGGCCGCGCCTGACGCCGCGCGCTGA